The sequence GCTGGCACCTGGAAGCCCGCAGTAATTATTCCATGTTTTCAGCAGAACACATATTAGCTTGCTTCAGCTTTTTATTAAGGCAATCAAACTATTTCAAAGTCAGATGCTGGCATACGCAAGCATGGCCTGAAGTGTGGGTAAAGGGAGAAGACCACTGCCAGCACCTGAAGGAAAACATCACATATCCATGCTGTATGTGTGGATGGTCTGGAGCTCAGGATAAACAAAAAGGCATGTATGTCAAGCTGTAAAGGCCAGAGCCTGTTAATTTCTTTGAAGAATTCCATCCATTGTTTGAAGGAGGGGACAAACAATGGGCAACTCCCTAATCTGGAAAATGTAGTAATACTAAAAGAGGGACAGCAATAAACAGTGTTTGGttggctggtttgttttttcaatcaCCTGCTTACTCGGGATGGATAAACTGACTAGATTCAGAGGTAATGCCATCTTAAAGCTTCTTTAGGACCAGTCTGTGAATGCAAATGAAAGCTAAGGATTTCCGTAAATCTCAACCAATGAAGTTTTAATGCTTTCCGTCCCAATATACTGATGTCATTTATTAGTCTCAAGTAAACCATTTTTTTATGGAGAGACTCCCCTAGTCACACAGACGCTAATGGCAAATGATTTTTAGTTTCTCATTTTCAAGAACATTAACTTAATCATGACAAAGAGCAAGCTCCTTAAAAAGGCATTGCTAGCCcttaaatgccatttttaaagtTCAGCATAACATAATTAACAGATTGAAAATGTCAGCAAAAGATGAGATCAAGATGGTTATTTATTTCAAGATTTTGTAGGAAACCACAGGAGTTATATCCTATCTCAGTGTATGCAGTACTACTGATAACTTGAAACTTTTGTTATTTGCAAGTTTAGGACTTATTACTGAAGTGTGAAAATTAGGACTTAATTTCTTAGTTTTTCCTCAGATTATCAATTATATTCATTTATGATAATCCTGAAATGCTATTGGAATTGCAATATTAAAAGATACTTGCATatatatgagaaagaaaaaaaaatcttctgaaatattaaaaaaaagctaattgTAGACCATGGCATGGCTATCTAAGACATaatctaaaaaataataaaatttcagtGAACAGCTGTTGTTCACTATTGGCAACAGATTAGACTGtagatgggaaaaataaaatatgataatttaaaaatattttattgaaattagcatacaaaatattttggaggcTATTTCACAATTGgttatttctaaatattcatGAAATAGTGGTGGTTTGCTTCCAAAAATCTCCACCATACAGTTATGTACTTTAAgagccttttgtttttctgatcaTTGCTTCCATCATATCCCACTGCTCTTTGGTAacctaataaaagaaaaagagcattttattGAAATTCCATATAATAATTACACATCTAAGTATTTGTTTGAATGTAAAATAGCAAGCAAGGAATTTAATACCTTCTTTAAATCATTGAATTCTCCTGCCATCGAAACATATTCTCCACCATCCATTCTAATAACCTAGAAAAAACATAAGCAGTGTTATTTAATAATAGTGGGTTTCTGTAGCACTCCCTTGTTACGgactgtgaaaataatttttattgatTTGGAGCAGAAAAACCCATGCTCAAAATAATGTAATTCAATCacttttaaaagttctttttaaaGGTACTAACTACCATGCATTACAATTAAAAGGTTAATAATGCTTGTAAAGAATTTCAAAGTAACAGCTTTGGTTTCATTTCTGGAACCAGGACTTTACAAAAATATCAGCAAAACTCAGATCATGGTCAGGTTAATTGTATAAACAAGATCAACCAAAACTCACTGCTCCATTAACCCAGCTTGCATAGTCACTGCAGAAATAAGCAGCAAGATTTGCAATTTCTTCTACAGTTCCCAGACGACCACAGGGAATCCTCtcaataattttcttctcaaatgagCCTGTTGGGTCAAGGCGGCTAAAAGCACCCTGAGAATTaagagaaacattaaaaaaaaaaaagttataactATATCAGAAATTAGAATCCAAAAGAGATTTGACTCCGCATAAACAATATGGAAGTTAACATTTGTGAGTAAACTGTCTACATCCTCTTTGTCAGTAggatgaaaaagaaggaatcaggaaacagaaaacaatttatcCCTGTTGCACTGATATGCATCTCCTGAGGATGATAAGCTGGGATACCTTTGGGATAGTCACCCAACATCTAtctatgaaaaacaaaaggggTTAATAATCTTTGTTTCCCAAACACCTTTGATAAACATTTGAGGGAATAAGGGAGACTCACAGTTGCTGCatggacaggggagaggaacaaggggagaagaggagcagggaagtgacagaaataaattacacaTGACAGAGTAagtaaactgaaaagaaaaaaaaaatcaagttcagTTAAATTGCAGCAATGACTAGAACTAAACTAAGTCACTGGAAGTTTCAGCATTTACATAGCTTAGAATGGCATGGAAAATAGATGaattttaggttttttgttcttcctgGCTCCTTAACAAGGAAACAACCTCCCCAGGCAAAATCACAAGTGTGTTAGTAGTATTTACAGTTTACTTAACAGTTACTGAAGTTATGAGAGTTAAAGCACACTGTAATTTATGTAATCATGGCTGTACTCACACCATTTAAAGTCTTCTATTGCCATGTTTTTAAATTCCAGTTTATAAGCTTAATGGTATTGCGCTTgaactcttttttcttttcctctcatgACTTACAACAGTGTTTTTCAAAGACATGGATGTAGTCCCTAAGGCAGAAAGCCTCAATTTTGCAATATGCTGTTCTAAGTAAAGCCAGTCTACCTTTTTATGCTGTCAGGGAGATTTTAGGTTGGAATCAGTATGACAAACATAGTACTTTATTAAGGACACACAGTATCTCAAGTGGGATATACACTATTAGTTTAAATCAGAACCATTAACAGGAGGCAGCAATATTGACATATAAAGCAGTTAAGTCACCAAAAATTATGAGAACCTATAAATCAAAGTGATCTTGCTGTGCGACACAGCAGATGCCAAAAGTTTATATGGATTCAAAAAGGAACAGGACAAactaatggaagaaaaaatccaTCAAGATGATTACAATATGAAGAGATATCAACTGTATCAAACTTCCTGGGCCACAGACTGCCAGAGGCTGGagacaaagaagaaatgtcattaaatgtttttcttctacacTTGCCTAAAAATCCACCTAAAAATCAAGGCCTTGAGGACTTTTGGTCTGACTCTAATGTTGTTTCAACATTCTTATCACCCTGCTGACACTGCCACATCTTTCTTCACAGtcaaaaaaggtaaaaaagcaaaaaagaagcaACTCTGCACCCTATCCCCAAAACAACAGCCTGAACCAACTGTGAAACGTTTCACAGGTAGTAGTAATACCATTATTAGCTGTTACTGcttataattttaatattttgattcaATATGAAACAGATCCTCCTCTCTCCagactgctttcttttttcttcctgttccagCTGGTCTGGATTACTTCCTTCAAACCCTCCAGTCCTCCCTTTCACTCATATCAAAGCTTCACATTTCCTTGCTGACttagtttttctctttctagttTTGTGATTTTCAACAAAACTAGTGAGATTCTGTTCTCATACACATAAAAGAGATTCTGAAATTCTGGAATTCATGAgactttttccttaaaaattagtTCAGGCAGAAATAGGCACTTTTACTCCACCAAGTATAAGAATTCAATTCACTTGATAAACTAGGTGCATACAGTTGATAAGAAtcaacattaaatatttttaaaaaaggtttcatTGATATTAGTATAGTAGAAAGGGCAGTGGTAGGTTTCAGGAGTTCAAGAAATGCTATTTCATAAAAGAATTGAGAGGTAGTGTGTTCAATATTCCAGCACAGTCTTGACTACCAAGGAAATCATACTTGAATTTAACACTTATAGCAAAGGTTAGACTATCTGAAAGTTTTTTAAGTCTGTACTATAAAGCATATTCAAGGCTGTGTTTCACTTCATGCTATGTACCTTTGTTTTTATTGGACCTGGTTGAATCACATTGAACCTCATGCCATATTTACCCCATTCAGCCGCAAGAGACCTAAAAATTCATTAACAGAATGCatcaatattttaaacacaatattttaataatgctattcagcaaaagaaattatttaaaactgaatcAAATGTGTAAATACTAGAATTTTCCTGAAACAGGCATTTCTacttaaggggttttttttcttaacaaaaacatttcagagaagacaaaacaatCACATTCACAAATGGAGGAATATTGATTTAATAGATGCATCATAGATAAAGCAACAGTAACGAGCAACTCTTTCTCCGTCACAAATCATACAGATGATTTTGGCACCTGAACTAGTTTCTTCATGAAACTAGATAGGTGAAGCAACAGTATACTCCACCCAAATACAAGCATATCTTTTCCTGAGACAAAAGAAAGTGGAAGGCACTATAGAACAGTTGAACAGTTCCCCTAATAACTGTCTTTAAGTGCTGGTTCATCTATGAGAATGCAAGAGAATCTATCGAAAATCTGTAATTGAAACTTTAGAACTTGCTATTCCCAGAAGAATTAGTTCCACTTGTCCTTATCTTGTCCTTGTGATAGAAATCATCATAATAACAGCAGTTAGCACTtccttctgtgagaagctgtcagtatattattttcttgctaGGATACTGGAGGCTGGAGGGTTCTCTTATGATACAACAGAATAGCCTCATTTTTATAGACCAATTACTCTACCTGAAGGAtgtgaaaagcagaacagacaTTTTGCTGTATTACTCACTTGCTCATTGCTTCTACACCAGCTTTGGCAGAGGCACTCGGCAACACAAATCCTGAACCACTCTCTGCATAAATTGTTGTAATAGCCAGGAATGCTGCTCCTGGAAgttgcaaaaacattttaaaaaaaccccacaccaaacaaacaaaagatgcATGAAGATCAAACTCTGAACTTAAGGTAAGAGCAACCTCAGCGGTACAGAAGTTTGCAGCTCAAGTGTTAGGGATGACATTTCATTCTGGGTtgtaaaaaaggtattttaaaaatctagtcttggaagctttgttttcaagccttttaatttccatttcctcttctccatgAACGTTAAGAGTTCTTCCATGTAAGTGTAAATAGCTATTGATTAGGCTCCGAAGTTCTAAACCCTCAGACTTCTACCGATAATGAATTTACATGTGAAAATCAGTCTAACTGGAGTGAAGGTCTAAGATCTTACAGTGTCTTTTTAGAAGCTGCCCTAGCCTAGTAGTCAATAGCCAGGTAATTTGCCCTAATTTCATCAATtcctgactggaaaaaaaaataaaataaaatcaccattaaaaattaaacttgaCAATCTTAAAATGACACAGTTTAGGGCTTGAGTGAAagtttaagcagaaaaaaacaatttttaaagaaattttcagaagctttttctgcagtagAGCTTATGACAAAATTAACCTGCATAACTTTTTCCATTATCACAACAAACTGTATTATGAAAAGACCActttctgttattattttataacaGATTTAGCAAAAACATGATGGAAAATAATGGAAACTGCAACAGTTTATTTAACCTTTCTTTTATACAAGCCCGCAAATTCTAATTGTCTGATCAATGACTAGCATGAACTTACTGTAACTGGGAAATGGAGGACAAGGGATGACAGTTCACTACTTACGCCACAGTAACTAAAATAACTGTTCtacttactgtattttaaaaataatttaattagaaTAGCTACCCAAGGGATCTTTCTAAAACAATATACGTAACTGATAGAACGTATGTGACGATGAAGTAGAGATTCAGTTAAAAAACTACAGTAACGTTACACAAGAGAAACTAAAGAGAACCATAAACAAGCACTGATATAAACGCCAGTAAATATCTAGAAACCACGGACCCTATTTATAAAAAAGTAGTGTGCAGTGAGAGACTCTGAAAAGTCAACACAGGCAAAAAGCACAGAACAACTCTGAAGTTATCTAGAGTTGATTGTTAATTATACATTTTGCAGAATTAAActatagaatttttaaaatacaggtcAAATAGATGTGAGTTAGGTGAACCTAACACAGAAGCAAGAATGACTGATAAATTTATAGCTCTGAAGTTTAAAGTACATTTCAGTTCacacataatttttatttctaaagccTATATTCATAAAATGGACAACATCTAACTAACTCCTGTCATTTTGTAAAACTTTACTGCATAAATAACACACTAGCAGATTACAAATCTCTTTTAAATACCAGTACAAACTTAGTCTAAAAGCAGAGCACTTTTATTATTTACTAAATTAGGTTTAATGTAGGTCATGCTGCAGACCTAAAGGATGTGCCAGTGTTCTAGTAACTGACAGATGGATAGCGTTCTCACAGACTGTTCTAAAATACTTGCATTGGGTAGCATCTCCATGACTTCAGAAACTCAACTCTgctcaaactttaaaaaaaaaaagagcaagcaaaaagaaaatgaaggtggAGAATGAGAGGACAAACAGGTACACTTGATTTACTTCCAAAAACATGCCTTAAAGAAAGCGTTAAATAAAAAGTCTTACTTA comes from Grus americana isolate bGruAme1 chromosome 2, bGruAme1.mat, whole genome shotgun sequence and encodes:
- the DECR1 gene encoding 2,4-dienoyl-CoA reductase [(3E)-enoyl-CoA-producing], mitochondrial isoform X2, encoding MLPPNTFQGKVAFITGGGTGIGKGMTTTLSSLGAKCVIASRKLDVLKGTADEISSKTGNKVHAIQCDVRDPVSVKNAVAETIQVAGHPDVVINNAAGNFISPSERLSANAWKTITDIVLNGTAFVTLEIGKELIKVQKGAAFLAITTIYAESGSGFVLPSASAKAGVEAMSKSLAAEWGKYGMRFNVIQPGPIKTKGAFSRLDPTGSFEKKIIERIPCGRLGTVEEIANLAAYFCSDYASWVNGAVIRMDGGEYVSMAGEFNDLKKVTKEQWDMMEAMIRKTKGS